The sequence below is a genomic window from Pecten maximus chromosome 14, xPecMax1.1, whole genome shotgun sequence.
GTTACTTCCCTTTTATATGTGCGATGTTTGCATGATAAATAGATGTGTGATTTTATCGCATATGCGAATGTGCGAACGATGGGCGATCGAAACGAAGTGTATGGGATAGACATCGTTGTTTATATCAACTTTGAATTTGATCACAGATAATGTTTGTACGTCCCGAACGGTTTCAATAAAAAGATTATTTAGATATAACACAATAAATGGTtgatgtatatggtatttcttacATTCACGTAAGTGCGTTTGTAAATCTTACGAAATACTGGAGCTTCATGCTTATCATTTATAAACCTTATGCAATGAAAATAAAGGTTATCATTTCGTCAGTTTAGTTACGAATtaggtatatatttgtatgtaaatgattGATCTTGATAACCAGTATTAAAATAATTGCGTTTTTTctgatatatattcatttaattacttttttAGTGATTCTTTTTCTCATGAATAAGTCATTACTTATGTCACAAcctttatatattatctttaaaGACGGAGTCACCTTCTAGTGCAACGAGCAGCGATCGTTCTGTCAACTCTAGCGAACAGgtatgtcattataatatttaatgttaataGGTTTTCAAAGATCACCTCTgtgtcaatgttacatttttCCGATAAGGAACATTACAAgagttaattcatttttttttctttttgtaaaatgtattcaatgttAATAACAAACTGCGCTGATATTATAGTATCACTCACAGTCTGACCGGTATAATTTCGTAAGAGATGAATACTATTTAAGGTGTGATTTTCTGGCTTGTATATGAACATTGGGATAACTTCAACCTTACTTAATATTTGTACTCAATTTATGTTACCCGATGCCCATACTGCAGTGTCCAATATTTGAAACtattatattatttcaatgcGCTTAATCGGTAcccaatcaaaataaatatccGTGATGAAAAGGTTAACCAACTCAAGATATTGACCAACTATCAAAAAGTAACTTCCCTTTACATGTGAAGTTATAAGATCGCTCAATATTATACGATGTACGATGTGCGCACGATAAAATAGATATGTGATTGTATCGTGTATCCGAATGTGCGAACGATGGGCGATCGAAACGAATTCATTAGATAGATATCgtgatttaaatcaattttgaatttaattacaaataatgtGTAAAGGTAATGAACtgttttgatgaaaaatatcatttggaATTGACACAATGTATGGTtgctgtatatggtatttctttcatgCACGTAAGTACTTTTGCAAAACTTAGGAAAAACTGGAGTTTAATGCTAATCATTTATAAACCTTATGCAATGAAAACAAAGGTTATTATTTTGACGGTTTAATTACGTATTAGGCATATGTTAATGATTGATCTTGATCACATGAATTAAAATAATTGCTGTTTTTCTTTTACATATTCATGTAATTATTTTCTTGTTATTCCTTCTCTAATGAATAAGTCATTACCTATGTCACAAcctttatatattatgtttaaagACGGGATCACCTTCTAGCTCAACGAGCAGCGATCGTTCTGTCAACTCTGGTGAACAGGTATGTCattataatgtttaatgtcGATAGGTTTTCAAATATCACTGCTGTAATCAATGTTACATTTGATCGATAAGGCACGTTAGGAGtgttaattcaaaattttctttttgtaaaaCGTATTCAATGTAAATAACAAACAACGATGATATTATAATGTCACTCACAATCTTACCAGTATAATTTCGTATGAGATCAATAATATTTAAAGTGTGATTTTCTGGCCTGTATATGAACATGGGGATAGCTTCAACTGAACTAAACTTTTGTACTCAATTTATCTTACCATACACCAATaatgaaatgtcaaatattttaattcattcacATAATCCAATGTGCTTAATAAGTACCTAATCAAAATACATATCCGttgtgaaaatgttaaccaactCAAGATATTGAACAACTATTAAgaagttacttccctttataTGTGCGATGTTTGCATGATAAAATAGATGTGTGAACGATGGGCGATCGAAACGAAGTGTATGGGATAGACATCGTTGTTTATATCAACTTTGAATTTGATTACAGATAATGTTTATACGTCCCGAACGGTTTCGATCAAAagattatttagatataatacaataaatggttgatgtatatggtatttcttacATTCATGTAAGTGCGTTTGTAAATCTTACGAAATACTGGAGCTTCATGCTTATCAGTAATATACCTGATGCAATGGAAATAAAGGTTATCGTTTTGTCAGTTTAGTTACGACTgaggtatatatttgtatgtaaatgattGATCTTTATCACCAGTATTAAAATAATCGCTGTTTTTCTTATATGTATTCGTTTAATTACTTATTTAGTGATTCTTTTTCTCATGAATAAGTCATTACTTATGTCACAAcctttatatattatctttaaaGACGGAGTCACCTTCCAGTGCAACGAGCAGCGATCGTTCTGTCAACTCTAGCGAACAGgtatgtcattataatatttaatgttaataGGTTTTCAAAGATCACCTCTGTGATCAATGTTACATTTTTCCGATAAGGAACATTACAAgagttaattcatttttttttctttttgtaaaatgtattcaatgttAATAACAAACTGCGCTGATATTATAGTATCACTCACAGTCTGACCGGTATAATTTCGTAAGAGATGAATACTATTTAAGGTGTGATTTTCTGGCTTGTTTATGAACATTGGGATAACTTCAACCTTACTTAATATTTGTACTCAATTTATGTTACCCGATGCCCATACTGCAGTGTCCAATATTTGAAAgtattatattatttcaatgcGCTTAATCGGTAcctaatcaaaataaatatccGTGGTGAAAAGGTTAACCAACTCAAGATATTGACCAACTATCAAAAAGTAACTTCCCTTTACATGTGAAGTTATAAGATCGCTCAATATTATACGATGTACGATGTGCGCACGATAAAATAGATGTGTGATTGTATCGTGTATCCGAATGTGCGAACGATGGGCGATCGAAACGAATTCATTAGATAGATATCgtgatttaaatcaattttgaatttaattacaaataatgtGTAAAGGTAATGAACtgttttgatgaaaaatatcatttggaATTGACACAATGTATGGTtgctgtatatggtatttctttcatgCACGTAAGTACTTTTGCAAAACTTAGGAAAAACTGGAGTTTAATACTAATCATTTATAAACCTTATGCAATGAAAACAAAGGTTATTATTTCGACGGTTTAATTACGTAATAGGCATATGTTAATGATTGATCTTGATCACATGAATTAAAATAATTGCTGTTTTTCTTTTACATATTCATGTAATTATTTTCTTGTTATTCCTTCTCTAATGAATAAGTCATTACTTATGTCACAAcctttatatattatgtttaaagACGGGATCACCTTCTAGCTCAACGAGCAGCGATCGTTCTGTCAACTCTGGTGAACAGGTATGTCattataatgtttaatgtcGATAGGTTTTCAAATATCACTGCTGTAATCAATGTTACATTTGATCGATAAGGCACGTTAGGAGTGTTAATTCAAAAATTTCTTTTCGTAAAACGTATTCAATGTAAATAACAAACAACGATGATATTATAATGTCACTCACAATCTTACCGGTAAAATTTCGTATGAGATCAATAATATTTAAAGTGTGATTTTCTGGCCTGTATATGAACATGGGGATAGCTTCAACTGAACTAAACTTTTGTACTCAATTTATCTTACCATACACCAATaatgaaatgtcaaatattttaattcattcacATAATCCAATGTGCTTAATAAGTACCTAATCAAAATACATATCCGTTGTGAAAATATTAACCAACTCAAGATATTGAACAACTATTAGgaagttacttccctttataTGTGCGATGTTTGCATGATAAAATAGATGTGTGAACGATGGGCGATCGAAACGAAGTGTATGGGATAGACATCGTTGTTTATATCAACTTTGAATTTGATTACAGATAATGTTTATACGTCCCGAACGGTTTCGATCAAAagattatttagatataatacaataaatggttgatgtatatggtatttcttacATTCATGTAAGTGCGTTTGTAAATCTTACGAAATACTGGAGCTTCATGCTTATCAGTAATATACCTGATGCAATGGAAATAAAGGTTATCGTTTTGTCAGTTTAGTTACGACTgaggtatatatttgtatgtaaatgattGATCTTTATCACCAGTATTAAAATAATCGCTGTTTTTCTTATATGTATTCGTTTAATTACTTGTTTAGTGATTCTTTTTCTCATGAATAAGTCATTACTTATGTCACAAcctttatatattatctttaaaGTCGGAGTCACCTTCCAGTGCAACGAGCAGCGATCGTTCTGTCAACTCTAGCGAACAGgtatgtcattataatatttaatgttaataGGTTTTCAAAGATCACCTCTGTGATCAATGTTACATTTTTCCGATAAGGAACATTACAAGAGttaattcattttctttttctttttgtaaaatgtattcaatgttAATAACAAACTGCGCTGATATTATAGTATCACTCACAGTCTGACCGGTATAATTTCGTAAGAGATGAATACTATTTAAGGTGTGATTTTCTGGCTTGTATATGAACATTGGGATAACTTCAATCTTACTTAATATTTGTACTCAATTTATGTTACCCGATGCCCATACTGCAGTGTCCAATATTTGAAAgtattatattatttcaatgcGCTTAATCGGTAcctaatcaaaataaatatccGTGGTGAAAAGGTTAACCAACTCAAGATATTGACCAACTATCAAAAAGTAACTTCCCTTTACATGTGAAGTTATAAGATCGCTCAATATTATACGATGTACGATGTGCGCACGATAAAATAGATGTGTGATTGTATCGTGTATCCGAATGTGCGAACGATGGGCGATCGAAACGAATTCATTAGATAGATATCgtgatttaaatcaattttgaatttaattacaaataatgtGTAAAGGTACTGAactgttttgataaaaatatcatttggAATTGACACAATGTATGGTtgctgtatatggtatttctttcatgCACGTAAGTACTTTTGCAAAACTTAGGAAAAACTGGAGTTTAATACTAATCATTTATAAACCTTATGCAATGAAAACAAAGGTTATTATTTCGACGGTTTAATTACGTAATAGGCATATGTTAATGATTGATCTTGATCACATGAATTAAAATAATTGCTGTTTTTCTTTTACATATTCATGTAATTATTTTCTTGTTATTCCTTCTCTAATGAATAAGTCATTACTTATGTCACAAcctttatatattatgtttaaagACGGGATCACCTTCTAGCTCAACGAGCAGCGATCGTTCTGTCAACTCTGGTGAACAGGTATGTCattataatgtttaatgtcGATAGGTTTTCAAATATCACTGCTGTAATCAATGTTACATTTGATCGATAAGGCACGTTAGGAGtgttaattcaaaattttcttttcGTAAAACGTATTCAATGTAAATAACAAACAACGATGATATTATAATGTCACTCACAATCTTACCGGTAAAATTTCGTATGAGATCAATAATATTTAAAGTGTGATTTTCTGGCCTGTATATGAACATGGGGATAGCTTCAACTGAACTAAACTTTTGTACTCAATTTATCTTACCATACACCAATaatgaaatgtcaaatattttaattcattcacATAATCCAATGTGCTTAATAAGTACCTAATCAAAATACATATCCGttgtgaaaatgttaaccaactCAAGATATTGAACAACTATTAGAAAGTTACTTCCCTTTTATATGTGCGATGTTTGCATGATAAAATAGATGTGTGATTTTATCGCATATGCGAATGTGCGAACGATGGGCGATCGAAACGAAGTGTATGGGATAGACATCGTTGTTTATATCAACTTTGAATTTGATTACAGATAATGTTTATACGTCCCGAACGGTTTCGATCAAAagattatttagatataatacaataaatggttgatgtatatggtatttcttacATTCACGTAAGTGCGTTTGTAAATCTTACGAAATACTGGAGCTTCTTGCTTATCAGTAATATACCTTATGCAATAGAAATAAAGGTTATCGTTTTGTCAGTTTAGTTACGACTgaggtatatatttgtatgtaaatgattGATCTTTATCACCAGTATTAAAATAATCGCTGTTTTTCTTATATGTATTCGTTTAATTACTTATTTAGTGATTCTTTTTCTCATGAATAAGTCATTACTTATGTCACAAcctttatatattatctttaaaGACGGAGTCACCTTCTAGTGCAACGAGCAGCGATCGTTCTGTCAACTCTAGCGAACTGgtatgtcattataatatttaatgttaataGGTTTTCAAAGATCACCTCTGTGATCAATGTTACATTTTTCCAATAAGGAACATTACAAgagttaattcatttttttttctttttgtaaaatgtattcaatgttAATAACAAACTGCGCTGATATTATAGTATCACTCACAGTCTGACCGGTATAATTTCGTAAGAGATGAATACTATTTAAGGTGTGATTTTCTGGCTTGTATATGAACATTGGGATAACTTCAATCTTACTTAATATTTGTACTCAATTTATGTTACCCGATGTCCATACTGCAGTGTCCAATATTTGAAACtattatattatttcaatgcGCTTAATCGGTAcctaatcaaaataaatatccGTGGTGAAAAGGTTAACCAACTCAAGATATTGACCAACTATCAAAAAGTAACTTCCCTTTACATGTGAAGTTATAAGATCGCTCAATATTATACGATGTACGATGTGCGCACGATAAAATAGATGTGTGATTGTATCGTGTATCCGAATGTGCGAACGATGGGCGATCGAAACGAATTCATTAGATAGATATCgtgatttaaatcaattttgaatttaattacaaataatgtGTAAAGGTACTGAactgttttgataaaaatatcatttggAATTGACACAATGTATGGTtgctgtatatggtatttctttcatgCACGTAAGTACTTTTGCAAAACTTAGGAAAAACTGGAGTTTAATACTAATCATTTATAAACCTTATGCAATGAAAACAAAGGTTATTATTTCGACGGTTTAATTACGTAATAGGCATATGTTAATGATTGATCTTGATCACATGAATTAAAATAATTGCTGTTTTTCTTTTACATATTCATGTAATTATTTTCTTGTTATTCCTTCTCTAATGAATAAGTCATTACTTATGTCACAAcctttatatattatgtttaaagACGGGATCACCTTCTAGCTCAACGAGCAGCGATCGTTCTGTCAACTCTGGTGAACAGGTATGTCattataatgtttaatgtcGATAGGTTTTCAAATATCACTGCTGTAATCAATGTTACATTTGATCGATAAGGCACGTTAGGAGtgttaattcaaaattttcttttcGTAAAACGTATTCAATGTAAATAACAAACAACGATGATATTATAATGTCACTCACAATCTTACCGGTAAAATTTCGTATGAGATCAATAATATTTAAAGTGTGATTTTCTGGCCTGTATATGAACATGGGGATAGCTTCAACTGAACTAAACTTTTGTACTCAATTTATCTTACCATACACCAATaatgaaatgtcaaatattttaattcattcacATAATCCAATGTGCTTAATAAGTACCTAATCAAAATACATATCCGttgtgaaaatgttaaccaactCAAGATATTGAACAACTATTAAgaagttacttccctttataTGTGCGATGTTTGCATGATAAAATAGATGTGTGAACGATGGGCGATCGAAACGAAGTGTATGGGAGAGACATCGTTGTTTATATCAACTTTGAATTTGATTACAGATAATGTTTATACGTCCCGAACGGTTTCGATCAAAagattatttagatataatacaataaatggttgatgtatatggtatttcttacATTCATGTAAGTGCGTTTGTAAATCTTACGAAATACTGGAGCTTCATGCTTATCAGTAATATACCTGATGCAATGGAAATAAAGGTTATCGTTTTGTCAGTTTAGTTACGACTgaggtatatatttgtatgtaaatgattGATCTTTATCACCAGTATTAAAATAATCGCTGTTTTTCTTATATGTATTCGTTTAATTACTTATTTAGTGATTCTTTTTCTCATGAATAAGTCATTACTTATGTCACAAcctttatatattatctttaaaGACGGAGTCACCTTCTAGTGCAACGAGCAGCGATCGTTCTGTCAACTCTAGGGAACTGgtatgtcattataatatttaatgttaataGGTTTTCAAAGATCACCTCTGTGATCAATGTTACATTTTTCCAATAAGGAACATTACAAgagttaattcattttttttctttttgtaaaatgtattcaatgttAATAACAAACTGCGCTGATATTATAGTATCACTCACAGTCTGACCGGTATAATTTCGTAAGAGATGAATACTATTTAAGGTGTGATTTTCTGGCTTGTATATGAACATTGGGATAACTTCAATCTTACTTAATATTTGTACTCAATTTATGTTACCCGATGTCCATACTGCAGTGTCCAATATTTGAAACtattatattatttcaatgcGCTTAATCGGTAcctaatcaaaataaatatccGTGGTGAAAAGGTTAACCAACTCAAGATATTGACCAACTATCAAAAAGTAACTTCCCTTTACATGTGAAG
It includes:
- the LOC117341739 gene encoding uncharacterized protein DDB_G0271670-like, giving the protein MIAVYGISFTHTESPSSSTSSDRSVNSGEQTESPSSATSSDRSVNSSEQTGSPSSSTSSDRSVNSGEQTESPSSATSSDRSVNSSEQTGSPSSSTSSDRSVNSGEQSESPSSATSSDRSVNSSEQTGSPSSSTSSDRSVNSGEQTESPSSATSSDRSVNSSELTGSPSSSTSSDRSVNSGEQTESPSSATSSDRSVNSRELTGSPSSSTSSDRSVNSGEQTESPSSATSSDRSVNSRELTGSPSSSTSSDRSVNSGEQTESPSSATSSDRSVNSRELTESPSSATSSDRSVNSSELTGSPSSSTSSDRLVNSGEEKRFVKNSLTVVITVIHTTQT